ATCTCACCGGGGGCGGCTTCACACTCGTCTAAAATCGTTTCGCCGTCCACCTCGGGCGCCTGCGTGGCGAGCCGCCCGATCAGCAGCCGGTTTTCATTGTCGTACCGCTCGACCAGCGCGTCGAATGTTTTCCCCAGTTTTTCCTTGTTCTTCTTTTTCGATATCGCGTTCTGCGCTTTCATCAACTGCGCTTGGCGTTTTTCTTTTACCTTTTCCGGCACGTCATCGGCGAAGGCGGCCGCCCCCGTTCCCTCCTCGCTGGAGTAGGTGAAAACCCCCACATGGTCGAACTGCGCTTCCTTGACGAAGTTCAGAAGATTGTCGAACTGCTTCTCCGTTTCGCCGGGGAAGCCGACGATGAAGCTGGTGCGAATCGCCCCGTGCGGCATTTTCTCCCGTATCCGTTTCATCAGCGAGCGGATATCGGCGCTGGTCTCCTGCCGCCCCATCCGTTTCAACACCGCGTCGTCGTAATGCTGGAACGGCACGTCGATGTACGGCGTGAACGGCGGGCCGGACGCGATCATGTCTATCATCGCGTCGGTGATGAGCGTGGGATAGAGGTACATCACCCGCAACCACCCTCCTTGCAATTCTTTCAAATTCTTCAAATCTTTCAAAAGCTCCACGAGGCCGTTTTTCTTCCGCAGATCGGCCCCGTAGCGGGTGGTATCCTGCGCCACGAGGACCAATTCGCGGATGCCGATGGCGAGAAGTTCTTTCGCTTCCGCGATGACCGCTTCCGGCGGGCGGCTTTTCAGCGGGCCGCGGATGGCGGGGATGGAGCAGAAAGAGCAGGCGTTGCCGCATCCCTCGGCGATTTTGAGATAGGCCGACACAACCCCCGGCTGGGTGACGCGTTTGATGTTGTCGGTGCGGTAGACCTCTTTGGTCGATTCGTCCGAGATGGCCAGCAGGTAGTCGATCTCCGGGATGTCGCTTTGCAGTTCGGCCTTGTAGCGTTCCACCATGCAGCCCATCACGGCCAGCTTTGCGCCGGGCCGCGTCTTTTTTATCTCGGCCAGATTGAGGATGGTGTCGATGGTCTCGCGCTTGGCGGCATCGATGAAGCCGCAGGAGTTCACCAGGAGGCAGTCGGCCTCTTCGGGGTTGTCGGTGATGGTGCATCCCTGCTGCTGCAGGATGGCCAGGATTTTTTCGCTGTCCACCCGGTTCTTGGCGCAGCCGAGCGAAACCATGTGCAGCCGCATGTTGCGCAGATTTTTCATGCGGAGATTATAGCGCGAATTTCCGGGGAAGGATTTAGGCGTCTTTAAAAATGAAGCGGCCCGAAAAAGCGAGGGTTGCCAGCATGGCCCGATATGCTTATAATGTGCTCCTTAATCGGGCGATTAACTCAGTGGTAGAGTGCTTCCTTCACACGGAAGAAGCCGCAGGTTCAAATCCTGCATCGCCCACCATTTTTCCTTAATACTAAATTCAACGCGGTCTTCCGCATCACGCCATTCATATATTTTTTTGTGCGATGCGGGATTTGAAGCCCGATTCCGCCTATTTCACGTGGCGGGTTTTTACCAGCATGTCGACCACCGAGGGATCGGCCAGCGTGGAGGTGTCCCCCAGCGCGTCGATATCGTTCTCGGCGATCTTCCGCAAAATGCGGCGCATGATTTTGCCGCTGCGCGTCTTCGGCAGTCCGTGGGTGATGTGTATCACCTCCGGCTTGGCTATCGGCCCGATCTCTTTGGCGACGTGCTCCTTCAGCTCTTTCTCCAGCGCGGGGGTTCCCTCGAACGGCGCTTTCAGTATCACAAAGGCGTAGAGCGCCTGCCCCTTGATGTCGTGCGGCATGGCCACCACCGCGGCCTCGGCCACTTTTTCGTGCGATACCAGCGCGCTTTCCACCTCCGCCGTGCCGATGCGGTGGCCCGCCACGTTGATGACGTCGTCGATGCGCCCCATCAGCCAGAAATAGCCGTCTTCGTCCACGCGCGCGCCGTCGCCGGTGAAATAGCGGTTCTCGAACATCGCAAAGTAGGTGGCGCGAAATTTCGCGTGATCGCCGTAGACCGTCCGCATGATGCCGGGCCACGGCTTGTTGAGCACGAGATAGCCCCCTTCGTTCACATCGGCTTTGCTGCCATCCTGCCGGATAACCTCCGGCACGACGCCGAAGAACGGCAGGGTGGCGCTGCCCGGTTTCAGCGGCGTCGCCCCCGGCAGCGGCGTGATGAGGATGCCGCCGGTCTCGGTCTGCCACCAGGTGTCCACGATGGGACAGCGCTTGCGCCCCACCACGCGGTAGTACCACATCCACGCTTCGGGGTTGATCGGTTCGCCCACGCTGCCGAGCACGCGCAGCGACGACAGGTCGTACGGCTCCACCCACTTCTCCCCCTCGCGGGCGAGCGCGCGGATGGCGGTGGGGGCGGTGTAAAAGATGTTCACGCGGTATTTGTCGCAGATGCGCCAAAACCGGCCCGGATCGGGATAGGTCGGTATCCCCTCGAACATCACGGCGCTGGCGCCGTTCGCCAGCGGACCGTAGACGATGTAGGTGTGGCCGGTTATCCAGCCGCAATCGGCGGTACACCAGTAGGTTTCGTCCTCTTTGTAGTCGAAGATGTATTTGAAGGTCTGCATGGCGTAAAGGATGTAGCCGCCGGTGGTGTGCAAGACTCCTTTGGGCTTGCCGGTGCTGCCGGAGGTGTAGAGGATGAAGAGCGGGTCTTCGGCGCCCATCTGCTCCGGCTCGCAGTATGCGCTCATCGGCTGCTTGGCCATTTCTTCGTGCCACCAGAAATCGCGCCCCGCCGTAACGGCCACCTGCTCTTTGCAGTGGCGCACCATCAGCACGGCGCGGATGGG
This is a stretch of genomic DNA from Nitrospinota bacterium. It encodes these proteins:
- the rimO gene encoding 30S ribosomal protein S12 methylthiotransferase RimO, whose product is MKNLRNMRLHMVSLGCAKNRVDSEKILAILQQQGCTITDNPEEADCLLVNSCGFIDAAKRETIDTILNLAEIKKTRPGAKLAVMGCMVERYKAELQSDIPEIDYLLAISDESTKEVYRTDNIKRVTQPGVVSAYLKIAEGCGNACSFCSIPAIRGPLKSRPPEAVIAEAKELLAIGIRELVLVAQDTTRYGADLRKKNGLVELLKDLKNLKELQGGWLRVMYLYPTLITDAMIDMIASGPPFTPYIDVPFQHYDDAVLKRMGRQETSADIRSLMKRIREKMPHGAIRTSFIVGFPGETEKQFDNLLNFVKEAQFDHVGVFTYSSEEGTGAAAFADDVPEKVKEKRQAQLMKAQNAISKKKNKEKLGKTFDALVERYDNENRLLIGRLATQAPEVDGETILDECEAAPGEIIKVTITGAMDYDLIAHPV
- the acs gene encoding acetate--CoA ligase; this encodes MTETKKTIVSMQTEERVFAPHKEQSEHAFVGSLEAYRAEYERSIKDPDAFWAGKAEELHWYKKWDTVCEWEFKTPMVKWFKGGKLNVSYNCVDRHAHGPRRNKAALIWEGDDENDSRVLTYGDLYREINRFALVLKSHNVRKGDRVAIYMPMIPELPIAMLACARIGAVHSVVFGGFSAESLRNRIDDSTPELLITADGGYRGKKFIPLKAIADEALKGHTPIRAVLMVRHCKEQVAVTAGRDFWWHEEMAKQPMSAYCEPEQMGAEDPLFILYTSGSTGKPKGVLHTTGGYILYAMQTFKYIFDYKEDETYWCTADCGWITGHTYIVYGPLANGASAVMFEGIPTYPDPGRFWRICDKYRVNIFYTAPTAIRALAREGEKWVEPYDLSSLRVLGSVGEPINPEAWMWYYRVVGRKRCPIVDTWWQTETGGILITPLPGATPLKPGSATLPFFGVVPEVIRQDGSKADVNEGGYLVLNKPWPGIMRTVYGDHAKFRATYFAMFENRYFTGDGARVDEDGYFWLMGRIDDVINVAGHRIGTAEVESALVSHEKVAEAAVVAMPHDIKGQALYAFVILKAPFEGTPALEKELKEHVAKEIGPIAKPEVIHITHGLPKTRSGKIMRRILRKIAENDIDALGDTSTLADPSVVDMLVKTRHVK